The Anaerolineae bacterium region GTATTGGCCGGTGTGGCAAGCAGGTCCGGCCGGCTCCACCAGGGCGAGCAGAGTGTCGGCGTCGCAGTCGTACAGCAGGCGCACCAGTCTCTGCACGTTGCCCGAAGTAGCGCCCTTGTGCCACAACTCCTGCCGGGACCGGCTCCAGAAAACGGTCTCGCCCTTCTCCAAGGTCAGCCGCAGCGACTCCGGACTCATGTAGGCCATCATGAGAACGTCCTTGGTGCGGGAATCCTGGACGATACAGGGCGCCAGGCCCCGGTCGTCCCACCTGATGAGGGAGGCGACACTCACAGCCTCACCTCGACGCCTTGTGCCGCCAGATACTGCTTGAGCTCCGGGATGGCTATCTGCTTGTAGTGGAAGACTGAGGCTGCCAGGGCGGCGCTGGCATGGCCCTCGGTGAGCACCTCCAGGAAGTGCTCCGGCTTCCCCGCCCCACCGGAAGCGATGACCGGGATGCTGACGGCATCGGCCACGGCGCGAGTGAGCTCTAGATTGTAGCCAAGCTCGGTGCCGTCGCGGTCCATGCTGGTGAGCAGGATCTCGCCCGCCCCCAGGCGCTCCACCTCTCGCGCCCACTCGATGGCGTCGAGCCCAGTGGGGACGCGCCCGCCATCTATGTAGACGTGCCAGCGACCGTCTTCCCACTTGGGGTCAATGGCCACGATGATACATTGAGAGCCAAATCGCCTGGCACCCTCGGTGATGATCTCCGGGGTGCGGACGGCGGCGCTATTGATGGAGATCTTGTCCGCGCCAGCGCCGAGTATGCGCCGCATATCGTCTACGGTGCGGATGCCTCCTCCTACGGTGAAGGGGATGAAGACGGCTTCCGCCACCTTCTGCACCATGTCTACCACCGTGCCGCGCCGCTCGTGGCTGGCGGTGATGTCCAGAAAGACGAGTTCATCGGCACCCATCTCGCTGTAGGCCGCTCCCTGCTCCACCGGGTCCCCGGCGTCTCGCAGGTTGAGGAAGTTGACTCCCTTCACCACCCTGCCATCCTTCACGTCCAGGCAGGGAATGATCCGCTTAGCTAGCATGCTCACTCTCCTTCCTCCGATGCCCGTGTGCTTAGCCGGGCCGAGGTCTCAATGGCGTCAGCGAGGTTGAGCGCCCCAGTGTACAACGCCTGGCCCACGATCACGCCGGCCAAACCCTCAGAGGCGCGACGGGCTGCTTCGGCCACGTCGGGCAGCCCGGCCACGCCGCCCGACACGATCACCTGAAGTCCGGTGGCACGGGCGAGGGCGGCCGAGGCGGCCACGTTGGCGCCCACCAGCATTCCGTCTCGGCTAATGTCCGTGTGTACCACAGTGCGCACCCCATAGCCGCGAAGCTCCAGCCCCAGGTCTTGCACCGGACGGCCCGAGCTGCTCACCCAGCCATGAGTGCGGACCACCCCGTCGCGAGCATCGAGCGACACCAGCACCCGATCGGCCCCGAAGTCGCTGAGGGCTTCCTGAACCACGTCGGGGCGGGTCACCGCCACCGTGCCCAGTATCACGCGGGCGACCCCGAGGTCGAGTAGTCGCCCCACAGAGGCGGCGCTTCGCACGCCGCCGCCGAACTGCACCGGTATTCGGACGGCCCTCAAGATGGCGCGCAGGGCTTCCACATTGGGGCCGGACCAGGAATCGCCCGCGTTCAGCGCTCCGTCCAGGTTCACCACGTGCAGCCACTGGGCGCCAGCATCCTGCCACCGGCGAGCCACGTCGTCGGGCCGGTCGGAGTACACCATCTCGGCGGCTACATCGCCCTGGCGCAGGCGAACGCAGCGGCCGGCACGCATGTCAATGGCGGGGAAGACGGTGAAAGCAGCCATCGCTAGAGCGAACTCACGTAGCGGTGCAGCATGCCCAGACCTACCTGCCAGCTCTTCTCGGGGTGGAACTGCACCCCACAGACACTGCCTCGAGCGCAGATGCTGGCGAAGTGGAACTCGTAGTCGGTGGTGGCCACCACGATGTCCCGGTCCGTGGGTTCGGGGTAGTACGAGTGGGTGAAGTAGGCGTGCGCCCCGTCCCTCAGGCCCTCGACCAGGAGATGGGGCCGACGGAGGTGAAGCTGATTCCAGCCCACGTGAGGTACCACCAAATGCGAAGGGAAGCGAACGACCTGGCCCGGGAACACGCCTAGCCCGCGGTGTTCGCCCATCTCTGAACTCCCTTCGAAGAGCACTTGTAGCCCTACGCATATCCCCAGGAGGGGTACTTCGCGTTCGACTGCGTCCAGCACCAAACGATCGAAGCCGAGACTCCGCAGATGGTCCATGGCGTCACCGAAGGCGCCCACTCCGGGAAGCACTAGGCCGTCCGCCGTCCCTACCTGGTCCGGCTCAGTGGCTATGCGGGCCCAGGCACCCGCTACCTCAAGGGCCTTCTGCACGCTGCGGAGGTTGCCCATGCGGTAGTCCAGTATGACGACGGCGGGCCTCGTCTGGCTCACAGGAGGGATCCTTTGGTCGAAGGCACGCCGGTGCGTCGAGGGTCGGTGGCCACCGCGTCGCGGAGGGCCAGGGCCACGCTCTTGAAGGCAGATTCTACGATGTGATGCCCATTGGTGCCCGCCAGTTGCCGCAGGTGAAGCGTTACCCCGGCGTTGGTGGCGAAGGCTCGCATGAACTCCGCCACCAGCTCGGTGTCGAAGTCGCCGATCTTGGCGGCCTGCAGGCACAGATCCAGTTCAACGTGTCCTCGGCCGCTCACGTCCAGTGCAGCCAAGACCAGGGCTTCGTCCATGGGAGCCAGAGCCTGCCCGAAGCGGCGGATGCCCTCGCCTTCTCCCAGAGCCTGGCGGAGCGCCTGGCCCAGGCAGATGCCCACGTCTTCCACGGTGTGGTGGTAGTCTACCTCCACGTCTCCGGTGCAGGTCAGCTCGAGATCTATGAGGCCGTGTCTCGCCAGCTGGGCCAGCATATGATCCAGGAAGGGAACGCCGGAGGCAACGCTGTGGCGGCCGCTCCCATCGAGGATGAGGGCCAGGGTGATGTCCGTCTCAGTCGTCTTGCGGCTGACCCGACCGGTACGCACGGTCTAGCCTCCTTGGCCGTTCCGGCCGCGGAACTCCGCCACTTGCTCCGCCAGGGCGGCCAGTTGCTGAGAGATCTGGGAGTTGGCCTTGCCGACCGCTCGCTGCATCTGTTGGAGAGCGGCGACGAACTCGTCGGTAACGAGCTCGCTCCGCTCCTCCAGTAGGCGCGCCCGCTCCTGTGGCGCGGCTCGCAGAAGCTCGTTGAGCAGGCGGAGCTCGGGCGGGGCCTTCTCCTCCATGATCTTGGCGGCGATGGCGCCTACCGAACCCAGGGCGCGAGCCGTGTTCTCATCGTTCCGACGGCGGGCTTCGGCGATGTTCATATTCAGGACGGCAAAGAAGGCTTCGTCCAGACGTTCCGAGTTCTGACGCAGGTAGTCCTCGAGCGCCGGCTGCGAGATGGCCTGTCGCAGGAACTCCGCCGCCTGGGTGAGGGCTTGCCTGTCCTCTTCCTCCAACTCATCCAGCATCTGGAGGATGGTAGCGCGGGCGCGGGTGAGGCGCTTGGCCTCGATCTCGTTGCCCGCCTCCTGGGCCGCATCTATGCGGTCAGCGATCTGAAGGAAGAAGTGGTAGTCGAGGACGGGACGGACGGCCGCCACCATCGCCCGCAGCCGCTCCTCATTGCGCTCGTTGAGGAGCACCTCTAGGAGCTCCCGGCGTTGCTCGGCGGCATCCGCCTCCTCCTGTGCCGCCTCCTCGGGCGCCACTGCCGCTCGCAGCTGGCGGCGGAGCGAAGCCAACGCCTCCGCCATCTCCTCATCCCCCTGAGCCTCAGCCTGCCGAATCCAGGTGTCCAGAACGTCGAAGAAAGTATCGTCGAGCTGATCGAGGCTGGCCTCGA contains the following coding sequences:
- the hisI gene encoding phosphoribosyl-AMP cyclohydrolase, giving the protein MSVASLIRWDDRGLAPCIVQDSRTKDVLMMAYMSPESLRLTLEKGETVFWSRSRQELWHKGATSGNVQRLVRLLYDCDADTLLALVEPAGPACHTGQYSCFYRELRDNGTPPDR
- the hisF gene encoding imidazole glycerol phosphate synthase subunit HisF, translated to MLAKRIIPCLDVKDGRVVKGVNFLNLRDAGDPVEQGAAYSEMGADELVFLDITASHERRGTVVDMVQKVAEAVFIPFTVGGGIRTVDDMRRILGAGADKISINSAAVRTPEIITEGARRFGSQCIIVAIDPKWEDGRWHVYIDGGRVPTGLDAIEWAREVERLGAGEILLTSMDRDGTELGYNLELTRAVADAVSIPVIASGGAGKPEHFLEVLTEGHASAALAASVFHYKQIAIPELKQYLAAQGVEVRL
- the hisA gene encoding 1-(5-phosphoribosyl)-5-[(5-phosphoribosylamino)methylideneamino]imidazole-4-carboxamide isomerase, giving the protein MAAFTVFPAIDMRAGRCVRLRQGDVAAEMVYSDRPDDVARRWQDAGAQWLHVVNLDGALNAGDSWSGPNVEALRAILRAVRIPVQFGGGVRSAASVGRLLDLGVARVILGTVAVTRPDVVQEALSDFGADRVLVSLDARDGVVRTHGWVSSSGRPVQDLGLELRGYGVRTVVHTDISRDGMLVGANVAASAALARATGLQVIVSGGVAGLPDVAEAARRASEGLAGVIVGQALYTGALNLADAIETSARLSTRASEEGE
- the hisH gene encoding imidazole glycerol phosphate synthase subunit HisH, whose translation is MGNLRSVQKALEVAGAWARIATEPDQVGTADGLVLPGVGAFGDAMDHLRSLGFDRLVLDAVEREVPLLGICVGLQVLFEGSSEMGEHRGLGVFPGQVVRFPSHLVVPHVGWNQLHLRRPHLLVEGLRDGAHAYFTHSYYPEPTDRDIVVATTDYEFHFASICARGSVCGVQFHPEKSWQVGLGMLHRYVSSL
- the hisB gene encoding imidazoleglycerol-phosphate dehydratase HisB; amino-acid sequence: MRTGRVSRKTTETDITLALILDGSGRHSVASGVPFLDHMLAQLARHGLIDLELTCTGDVEVDYHHTVEDVGICLGQALRQALGEGEGIRRFGQALAPMDEALVLAALDVSGRGHVELDLCLQAAKIGDFDTELVAEFMRAFATNAGVTLHLRQLAGTNGHHIVESAFKSVALALRDAVATDPRRTGVPSTKGSLL